The Toxoplasma gondii ME49 chromosome XII, whole genome shotgun sequence genome includes a region encoding these proteins:
- a CDS encoding SNARE associated Golgi protein (encoded by transcript TGME49_248870~Predicted trans-membrane domain (TMHMM2.0):103-123:165-188:197-220:276-299:333-356) — protein sequence MAGSSCADGGSGRSASCAPREDGERSRASRLSKRKLDSSSSPSPPSSSPFSPSPPSSSSPASPCPCSLLGSPSSSPRCSPSSSPLCSPSYSRASQGLLQRGEAAALARLLVLVLALGGAFCLARHVSFLQLFKDFLTDPSRPRGEGEGGRAALAHADPGSAQVARAGLFVLLYAVGGVLFVPAPIMSVAAGALFPDNFLLPVCLILVGSLSGACLSFLFARFLLRSLVVRFVVAKRPILRAVDFAIRKEGIKVLLCARMVLPYTLNNYFLGVTGVSLWEFALATFLTGVPFAVAYAAIGAELRDLDSIFLGASVSPSSPDSPALSVSSFLASKLSGGGLKSVMVVAACALLFAGVHTVKNIAREVLSQAAEDLDARESEKLLNREDEEKLKRGE from the exons aTGGCAGGTTCTTCTTGCGCCGACGGCGGCTCTGGCCGCTCGGCTTCTTGCGCCCCTCGGGAGGACGGCGAGAggtctcgcgcttctcgcctctccaaGAGGAAACTCGactcgtcctcctctccctcgcctccctcttcttctccattttccccctctccgccgtcttcctcctcgcctgcgtctccttgcCCTTGTTCCCTCCTTggttctccctcctcttctccccgttgctctccctcctcttctcccctttgtTCTCCCTCGTATTCTCGCGCCTCGCAGGGTTTGCTGCAGCGCGGCGAGGCGGCCGCGCTGGCGAGGCTGCTGGTTCTGGTTCTCGCACTCGGCGGCGCCTTCTGTCTGGCACGAcatgtttcttttctccagctgtTCAAAGACTTCCTCACGGACCCCAGTCGTCCCCgcggcgagggagaaggcggccgCGCAgcgctcgcgcatgcagacccCGGAAGCGCGCAGGTCGCTCGTGCTggcctcttcgtccttctctacGCGGTC GGCGGCGTTTTGTTCGTCCCCGCGCCGATCATGTCTGTCGCAGCAGGCGCTCTCTTCCCTGACAacttccttcttccagtCTGCCTCATTCTCGTCG GAAGTCTCTCTGGGGCgtgcctctctttcctttttgcGCGTTTCCTGCTCCGGAGTCTCGTCGTACGCTTCGTCGTCGCAAAGCGTCCGATTCTGCGTGCTGTGGACTTCGCCA TTCGGAAGGAAGGAATCAAAGTTCTTTTGTGTGCGCGAATGGTTCTTCCGTACACTTTGAATAATTACTTCCTTGGCGTGACGGGTGTCTCCCTCTG GGAATTCGCTCTTGCGACCTTCCTCACGGGGGTTCCCTTTGCGGTCGCCTATGCGGCAATCGGAGCCGAGCTTCGCGACCTGGACTCGA TTTTCTTGggcgcgtctgtctccccgtcttcgCCGGATTCACCTGCTCTGTCggtctcgtctttcctcgcgtcgAAACTCTCCGGTGGCGGACTGAAGTCGGTGATGGtcgtcgctgcatgcgcgctgcTCTTCGCGGGTGTACACACAGTCAAGAACATCGCGCGTGAGGTTCTGTCACAAGCGGCGGAAGACCTCGACGCCCGCGAGTCAGAGAAGCTGTTGAAccgagaggacgaagagaaactgaagCGCGGCGAGTAG
- a CDS encoding hypothetical protein (encoded by transcript TGME49_248860~Predicted trans-membrane domain (TMHMM2.0):133-156), with protein MSLALSSSMQALQETAAYAFFSGFAHKQISFRCREKMGENCLHDPPDMSAALQSRSFRSSPAHALSPPRSASSSPPCLSPSRSSSTGDVMQVWRPSVSASFPLARPSSRLRPTHHGFFSAFSFSLVCRRRRRRSAGFLLCLAFLFLPSLSALARIPRPSPAFLSRPAFPLLSPSSSFVFGPSEAFLDSGVYTPWHTVAGQHSWPPQRGDSTSPPPRVPLSSRLSLFSALALEPSFFSPFIALPSSSLSSFASSSSLCSSSAPCSSSAPCSSFPCSSLPFRTSSSSSLSPSSSFSRGCSFRCELPPPGVSRSSDLLSRDGACSSRARTSSGGDTTLRAFTIFVNPDTAPKNKDAIANTYSRMCVAEGHVRRIRENQRRVKRVTRGEGGSFLVLKRRRQLYWARRHAREVEKKVDWAAVAQLRCGQLKRLMEALDSNAALEARRQREAREQRGDATADSEDRRTER; from the exons ATGTCCTTGGCATTATCCAGTTCGATGCAAGCGCttcaggagacagcagcctatgcttttttctccggcTTCGCACACAAGCAGATCTCGTTCAGATGCCGCGAGAAAATGGGGGAAAACTGTCTACACGATCCCCCGGACATGAGCGCAGCTCTTCAGTCTCGTTCGTTTCGCAGTTCTCCGGCCCATGCTTTGTCCCCCCctcgttctgcttcttcctctcctccttgtctttctccttctcgctcgtctTCTACCGGGGATGTGATGCAGGTTTGGCGGCCTTCCGTATCTGCGAGTTTTCCCCTCGCGCGTCCTTCGTCGCGCCTTCGTCCGACGCACCACGGGTTTTTTTCGGCTTtcagcttttctctcgtttgtcGACGGCGGCGACGCCGCTCTGCCGGttttctgctctgtctcgcgttcctctttctccccagTCTTTCTGCTCTAGCGCGCATACCCCGACCATCCCCAGCGTTCCTTTCGCGTCCTGCCTTccctttgctgtctccttcctcttcctttgtcttcgGTCCTTCGGAAGCTTTTCTCGACTCGGGTGTCTATACTCCGTGGCACACCGTCGCTGGGCAACATTCCTGGCCTCCTCAGCGGGGGGACTCGacctcgcctcctcctcgcgttcctctttcttcgcgtctttctctcttttccgcgCTCGCCCTCGagccttccttcttctcccccttcaTTGCcctgccgtcttcttccttgtcgtctttcgcgtcgtcttcgtctctctgttcttcttcggctccctgttcctcttcggctccctgttcctcttttccctgtTCTTCTTTGCCCTTTCGtacgtcttcctcttcctctctgtctccttcctcttctttttcgcgggGATGCTCTTTTCGCTGTGAACTGCCTCCGCCGGGGGTGTCTCGGTCGTCCGACCTCCTCTCTCGagacggcgcatgcagttcgagAGCAAGGACCTCTTCTGGAGGCGATACGACGCTTCGCGCCTTCACCATCTTCGTCAATCCGGACACAGCTCCAAAAAA CAAAGACGCGATTGCCAATACCTACAGCCGCATGTGCGTCGCGGAGGGACATGTTCGTCGTATCCGAGAGAATCAGCGCAGAGTGAAGCGTGTGACGCGCGGCGAGGGCGGGAGCTTCTTGGTActgaagcggagaagacaacTTTACTGGGCGAGACGACATGCGCgcgaagtcgagaagaaggtggacTGGGCTGCGGTCGCGCAGCTTCGATGTGGACAGCTCAAGAGACTCATGGAGGCGCTCGACAGCAACGCCGCCCTCGAGGCGAGGCGCCAGCGCGAAGCCCGCgagcaaagaggagacgcgacagctgaCTCGGAGGacagacgcacagagagatAA